In the Pseudomonadota bacterium genome, AGCAGCCCGGCAGCTCGAACTTGAATTAGTACCGGTGCGGATCATAGAAGCAGGTAAGGAATCAGGCGAGACTATAGCCCTTCAACTTACGGAGAACCTCCAAAGGGAAGACCTGAATCCCATGGATCAGGCAAAGGGGATATTGGCATATATCCAGGCAAAACATCCTGACAAGAACTACGATGTGGATGGGGTGATGAATGAGCTGGTGGTCTACGAGCGGAGACCTGGAGACCAACTTGAGGAAATCCGTGAAACATTTTCACGGATTTCTGAAATCTCCGGAAAGACAATACGGACGCTGTATAACGAGCTTTCACTTTTGAAAAATCCTCCTGAAATTCAGGAAGCAATCCGGGTAGGAAATTTACCTGTCTCTCAGGGATATCTCTTCGCTGCCAACCTCGATTGCCCTGACCTCATGCAGATATTTACCAACGTTATAAAGACACCCGTCACCAATGCCACCCTGAATAATCTGCTTACAGCATACAAAAAGGTCAAGCCAGTCCCAGGTGTTACAAAGCCCCTACCTATGACAAAGCAAATTGCTATTTTACGATCCGTAGAGTCACACATTGAGATGGGCTTCGCAACATACACAAGACCCGACCTTGAGAAACTTCTTGATGAGCTTAGGGTTTTCTGTGCTTTAGTGGAACTGCGGATACCGATTGCCCCGGAACCTGCGCCGGAGAAGAAAAGGCCACCTCAGGTGTAAGCAGGCGAGAAGAACCGAACCGGCGAGACGGCGTATCGGCGAAACGGCGATGAAGGCAGTGAAAGGAGCGTAGAGCGTAGAGCGGGTAGCCGCAGGCCTGTCCTGCCAAGGTGTTTTTGTAGTTCTTGGCCAGGGCTTCAGCCTGCGTGGAAGGGGAGAGCAAAACCGCGAATTGATATAAGGCACCCCAAAATAAATGGAATTCTGTTTTCATTGCTGTTGAGCACTTCTTCCTGAAAGCGAGACTTACGCAGGTAAGCGGTTTATACTATGTTTCATCCCATATTCAATATAAAATAAGAATCTGTCATAATCACGAAATTGTGGAAATATTCTGTTTGATTATTATAAGTTACAGGAGTACAATATAAACAATAATCGCAAGGGGGTTACAAATGGCAGGAAAGGGCACTACACATAAGATTGGGAGAGATGCGAGTACCGGCAAGTTTGTGCCGGTTAAAGATGCTCAGAAGGACCCGAAACATACAACTGTAGAAACAATAAAGAGTCCCCCGAAGAAGAAATAATATTTATTAGCCCCCCAGGTCTTTTGTTAATGATCAAGCATGCGAGTATGGGCAGTGTCTATGGGGGACATCCTATACGTTTTCAGCATGCCTAATAACAAAAGGAAATCATTAGAATTATGCATGCTGAAAAACAACATCCCGACCCTTCTTCAATGTCGAA is a window encoding:
- a CDS encoding ParB/RepB/Spo0J family partition protein, with translation AARQLELELVPVRIIEAGKESGETIALQLTENLQREDLNPMDQAKGILAYIQAKHPDKNYDVDGVMNELVVYERRPGDQLEEIRETFSRISEISGKTIRTLYNELSLLKNPPEIQEAIRVGNLPVSQGYLFAANLDCPDLMQIFTNVIKTPVTNATLNNLLTAYKKVKPVPGVTKPLPMTKQIAILRSVESHIEMGFATYTRPDLEKLLDELRVFCALVELRIPIAPEPAPEKKRPPQV